A single window of Channa argus isolate prfri chromosome 12, Channa argus male v1.0, whole genome shotgun sequence DNA harbors:
- the mta2 gene encoding metastasis-associated protein MTA2 codes for MAANMYRVGDYVYFENSSSNPYLIRRIEELNKTANGNVEAKVVCLFRRRDISGNLNTLADSNAREFEEESKQPTLSEQQKHQLKHRELFLSRQFESLPATHIRGKCNVTLLNETDVLAGYLEKEDCFFYSLVFDPVQKTLLADQGEIRVGSKYQAEIPDKLADGESDNRVQEKLETKVWDPNNQLKDPQIDQFLVVARAVGTFARALDCSSSIRQPSLHMSAAAASRDITLFHAMDTLQKNDYDLAKAMSTLVPQGGPVLCRDEMEEWSASEAMLFEEALEKYGKDFNDIRQDFLPWKSLASVVQFYYMWKTTDRYIQQKRLKAAEADSKLKQVYIPTYTKPNPNQIMVPGSKPGMNGAAGFQKGLSCESCHTAQSPQWYAWGPPNMQCRLCASCWIYWKKYGGLKTPTQLEGAARAGSESGPRGHMTRQEVQGLSPFTRNEGRAKLLAKNRQTFILQTTKLTRIARRVCEDILQPRRAARRPYASINANAVKAECMIRLPKATKTPQKSKVVPRQSLATIVKDLAISAPLKLKASRGPPTPINRNQASQPRGGQSLLGKRGFDSAAGVPYPANGRPYTSGMRTTSQSVIKRQKVSQVEAPNPVVFVATKDTRALRKHLTQSEMRRAARKPHLLVRIKLPPPPRSLAMPLLPSSTSEPIVLED; via the exons ATGGCGGCTAACATGTACCGAGTGGGAG ATTATGTGTACTTTGAGAACTCCTCCAGCAACCCTTACCTGATCCGCAGAATAGAAGAGCTCAACAAG ACAGCCAATGGGAATGTGGAAGCAAAGGTGGTGTGTCTGTTCAGGAGGCGAGACATCTCAGGCAACCTCAACACTCTGGCTGACAGCAATGCAA GAGAGTTTGAGGAGGAGTCGAAGCAGCCGACACTATctgaacaacagaaacaccagcTCAAACACAGAGAACTTTTCCTGTCTCGACAGTTTGAATCTCTACCTGCTACTCACATACG TGGAAAATGTAACGTCACCCTCCTCAATGAGACAGATGTCTTGGCTGGCTACCTAGAGAAAGAG GACTGTTTCTTCTACTCATTGGTATTCGACCCAGTTCAGAAGACCCTGCTTGCGGACCAGGGTGAAATCAGAGTTGGCTCAAAATACCAGGCTGAGATCCCTGACAAGCTGGCTGATG GTGAGTCAGATAATCGGGTCCAGGAGAAGTTGGAGACTAAGGTATGGGATCCCAACAATCAGCTTAAAGACCCTCAGATCGACCAGTTCCTGGTAGTGGCAAG AGCTGTGGGTACGTTTGCTCGGGCTCTTGACTGCAGCAGCTCCATCCGCCAGCCCAGCCTCCATATGAGTGCAGCTGCAGCCTCCAGAGACATCACACTG TTCCATGCTATGGACACATTGCAGAAGAACGACTATGATTTGGCAAAAGCCATGTCCACCCTGGTTCCTCAGGGTGGTCCAGTTCTCTGTCGTGATGAGATGGAGGAGTGGAGCGCCTCAGAGGCCATGCTGTTTGAGGAGGCTCTGGAGAAATATGGCAAAGACTTTAATGATATCCGCCAGGATTTT TTGCCCTGGAAGTCCTTAGCCAGTGTGGTCCAGTTCTACTACATGTGGAAGACTACTGACCGCTACATCCAGCAG AAACGACTAAAGGCAGCAGAAGCAGACAGCAAGCTGAAGCAGGTGTACATCCCTACCTA CACCAAACCTAACCCAAACCAGATCATGGTGCCAGGCAGCAAGCCTGGTATGAATGGGGCAGCAGGTTTCCAGAAAGGACTCAGCTGTGAGAGCTGCCACA CCGCCCAGTCTCCTCAGTGGTATGCGTGGGGGCCTCCCAACATGCAGTGCAGACTTTGTGCTTCCTGCTGGATCTACTGGAAAAAATACGGGGGTCTGAAGACACCTACACAGCTAGAGGGCGCTGCTCGAGCTGGCTCT GAGTCAGGCCCCCGTGGTCACATGACGCGGCAGGAGGTTCAGGGCTTGTCACCATTCACACGCAATGAAGGGCGAGCCAAGCTGCTGGCCAAGAACCGCCAGACATTCATTCTGCAGACCACTAAGCTGACCCGCATTGCTCGACGGGTGTGTGAGGACATCCTTCAGCCTCGCCGTGCTGCACGGCGACCCTATGCCTCCATTAATGCCAATGCTGTCAAAGCTGAGT GTATGATCAGACTTCCCAAAGCCACAAAAACTCCTCAGAAAAGCAAGGTGGTGCCTCGACAGTCTCTGGCCACTATAGTGAAGGACTTAG CCATCTCAGCTCCTCTGAAACTGAAGGCCTCTAGAGGACCCCCAACACCCATAAATAGGAACCAGGCCAGCCAGCCTCGTGGGGGCCAAAGCCTATTGGGAAAGAGAGGGTTTGATAGC GCTGCAGGAGTTCCCTATCCAGCCAATGGGAGGCCATACACTTCAGGCATGAGGACCACCTCTCAGTCGGTCATCAAGCGGCAGAAGGTCAGCCAGGTAGAGGCACCCAACCCTGTGGTGTTTGTGGCTACAAAGGACACCAG GGCTCTAAGGAAACATCTGACCCAGTCTGAAATGCGTCGGGCAGCAAGAAAACCTCATCTCCTGGTCCGGATCAAGCTACCGCCACCCCCCCGTTCCCTGGCCATGCCCCTGCTCCCCTCTAGCACCAGTGAACCCATCGTCCTGGAGGACTGA
- the cth1 gene encoding cysteine three histidine 1 has product MLETSSDNLFLPSYQDEELVDNLLLSEESDEENSAGGLSLAKALLPLVESSSPPPIPWVCSTRYKTELCTSYSAAGFCKYAERCQFAHGLHELHVPFRHPKYKTELCRSYHTTGYCYYGSRCLFVHSPTEQRPAQRRRRNIPCRTFRSYGICPFGTRCNFLHVEGGNASSPEESSDVGEKTLSAPSRQLQPQTKEWKPRGALCRTFSSFGFCLYGTRCRFQHGLPSKIKTSDQSQGWSLYPQPSLGSSGLPSPTSPNSPFTSTSPNSSTSSSPPLTSPVATPTAEPMAHNAFTFSSQHLSDLLLPLALHLQQLESSKAQEIWDNRGV; this is encoded by the exons ATGCTTGAG ACCAGTAGCGATAACTTGTTCCTGCCTTCCTACCAAGATGAGGAGCTCGTGGACAATTTGCTGTTAAGTGAAGAGTCAGATGAAGAGAACAGTGCAGGTGGACTCTCATTGGCCAAGGCCCTGCTCCCCCTGGTTGAGTCCTCCTCGCCACCCCCCATCCCTTGGGTCTGTTCCACCCGCTACAAAACCGAGCTCTGTACCAGCTACTCTGCTGCTGGTTTCTGCAAGTACGCTGAACGCTGCCAGTTCGCCCACGGTCTCCATGAGCTCCACGTTCCCTTCCGCCACCCTAAGTACAAAACGGAGCTGTGCCGCAGTTACCACACTACGGGCTACTGCTACTACGGCAGCCGCTGCCTGTTCGTGCACAGTCCCACCGAGCAGCGGCCTGCGCAGCGGCGCCGCAGAAACATCCCCTGTCGCACCTTCCGCTCCTATGGCATTTGTCCCTTTGGCACTCGCTGTAACTTCCTCCATGTTGAAGGTGGGAATGCCAGCAGCCCCGAGGAGTCTTCTGATGTTGGCGAAAAGACGCTATCTGCTCCCAGCCGCCAACTACAGCCACAGACCAAGGAGTGGAAACCCCGAGGTGCTTTGTGCCGCACCTTCAGTTCCTTCGGTTTCTGCCTGTACGGGACACGTTGCCGCTTTCAGCACGGCCTCCCCAGCAAGATCAAAACTTCGGACCAGAGCCAAGGATGGTCCCTTTACCCTCAGCCATCCCTGGGCAGTTCAGGTTTACCGTCCCCCACCTCTCCCAACTCCCCCTTTACTTCCACTTCTCCCAACTCTTCAACATCCTCGTCTCCTCCACTAACCTCTCCCGTCGCCACGCCAACCGCAGAGCCTATGGCCCACAATGCCTTCACCTTCTCCAGTCAGCATCTGAGTGACCTGCTGCTGCCACTGGCCCTCcacctgcagcagctggagagCAGCAAGGCCCAGGAGATCTGGGACAACAGGGGCGTCTAA
- the taf6l gene encoding TAF6-like RNA polymerase II p300/CBP-associated factor-associated factor 65 kDa subunit 6L: MADREERRFAEVSRESVKLMAESAGVELGDDVAALLAEDVCYRLREAAQNSSQFMRHAKRRKLTVEDFNRALRWSNVEAICGYGAQDALPFRSVKEGELFFIEDRDINLVELALATNIPKGCAETMVRVNVSYLDGKGNLEPQGTVPTAVQSLSEDLLKYYQQITRAILGEDPHLMKVALMDLQSNSKIAALLPYFVYVISGVKSVSHDLEQLNRLLHMVKSLVQNPYLYLGSYVRSLVSSVMYCILEPLAASINPLNDHWTLRDYAALLLSHIFWTHGDLVSGLYHQILLSLQKVLSDPVRPLCSHYGAVVGLHALGWKAVERVLFPHLPAYWANLQAVLDDYSVSNAQVKADGHKVYGAILVAVERLLKMKALALSQPAEGGSSAQPGSVMGAMGYRVSSPGLSPPPEPLSEAALGIASHLQVGGAGCPWEEWTPVPLPAMYCELYSFFGDSLAVRFSTGPGFGSYPPCTPAHLSGARKEPPGPASNSETARKMPQLTANLNISPRQDGSPRTDPPPPSLAVTGSGRSLARSSSSSSMQRSRSSSSRSGQRSAGLSRDVFPKARFTSPQTGLPVFSFLIGGRQMGRRCQGRRPFQTTFAPTPPLPAIPPRAYAHKLPVIGRVGKPVRRWTCSHYSLHLPL, from the exons ATGGCGGACCGGGAGGAGCGCCGCTTCGCCGAGGTTTCCCGGGAGTCTGTCAAACTCATGGCCGAGAGTGCAGGGGTGGAGCTGGGCGACGATGTGGCCGCTCTGCTGGCTGAAGATGTGTGTTATCGGCTCAGGGAAGCAGCACAG AACAGCTCCCAGTTCATGAGACACGCCAAGAGGAGGAAGCTGACAGTGGAGGACTTCAACAGAGCTCTGCGATGGAGCAATGTGgag gCCATTTGTGGCTACGGGGCCCAGGATGCGCTTCCTTTCCGTTCAGTAAAAGAAGGAGAGCTTTTCTTCATTGAGGATCGAGATATTAACCTGGTTGAGTTGGCTCTGGCTACTAACATTCCCAAAGGCTGTGCTGAGACCATGGTGCGAG tgaATGTGTCTTACCTGGATGGAAAAGGAAACTTGGAGCCTCAAGGGACAG TTCCCACTGCAGTGCAGTCCCTGTCTGAGGACCTCCTGAAGTACTACCAACAGATCACACGGGCCATCTTGGGAGAGGACCCCCACCTCATGAAG GTGGCTCTAATGGACCTTCAGTCCAACTCCAAGATTGCTGCACTCCTGccatattttgtttatgtcatCAGTGGG GTGAAGTCAGTAAGCCATGACCTGGAGCAGCTTAACAGGCTCCTTCACATGGTTAAGAGCTTGGTCCAGAACCCCTATCTGTATTTGGGCTCGTACGTGCGCAGCCTGGTCTCCAGTGTCATGTATTGCATCCTGGAGCCGCTGGCCGCCTCCATCAATCCACTTAATGACCACTGGACTCTCAGAGATTACGCTGCCCTGCTCCTAAGCCACATCTTCTG GACTCATGGTGATCTGGTGAGTGGTCTTTACCATCAGATCCTGCTGTCCCTCCAGAAGGTTCTGTCTGACCCAGTGAGACCTCTCTGTTCCCACTATGGAGCTGTAGTGGGGCTTCATGCTCTGGGATGGAAG GCTGTAGAAAGAGTACTCTTTCCACACCTACCTGCCTACTGGGCTAACCTGCAGGCTGTTCTGGATGACTACTCTGTGTCCAATGCCCAGGTCAAAGCAGATGGACACAAGGTCTATGGAGCCATCttg GTGGCAGTGGAGCGTCTTCTGAAGATGAAGGCTCTGGCTCTGTCTCAGCCAGCAGAGGGAGGCTCCAGCGCTCAGCCAGGATCTGTGATGGGTGCTATGGGTTACAGGGTGAGCTCCCCTGGGCTTAGCCCACCTCCAGAACCTTTGTCAGAGGCTGCACTGGGAATCGCCAGCCATCTTCAGGTGGGTGGGGCGGGCTGTCCCTGGGAGGAGTGGACCCCAGTCCCTCTGCCTGCCATGTACTGTGAGCTCTACTCTTTCTTTGGAGACAGCCTAGCTGTCAGGTTCAGTACAGGACCAGGGTTTGGCAGCTACCCTCCCTGCACCCCTGCCCACCTTAGTGGTGCCAGGAAGGAGCCCCCAGGCCCTGCCTCCAACTCTGAAACCGCCCGTAAGATGCCACAGCTGACCGCCAACCTAAACATCAGTCCCAGGCAGGACGGCAGTCCTCGCACTGATCCGCCTCCACCCAGCCTGGCCGTGACTGGATCAGGGAG GTCCCTGGCTcgctcttcttcctcctcctcaatGCAGCGCTCCAGATCCTCATCCTCACGTTCAGGTCAGCGTTCAGCAGGTCTTTCTCGTGACGTTTTCCCCAAAGCTCGTTTTACCTCTCCTCAGACGGGACTTCCGGTCTTCTCATTTCTCATTGGCGGGCGTCAAATGGGACGCCGTTGCCAGGGCCGCCGTCCCTTCCAGACCACCTTTGCCCCCACTCCACCTCTGCCTGCCATCCCACCTCGTGCCTACGCCCACAAACTACCCGTTATCGGCCGAGTGGGCAAACCCGTACGCCGATGGACATGTTCCCATTActccctccatcttcctctgtaa